In a genomic window of uncultured Flavobacterium sp.:
- a CDS encoding solute:sodium symporter family transporter, whose translation MSVWSIVSFILVTGLIALISAIKTRKKKVQTTSGLFFADHNNNFLIVGGALLLSNISANQFIGENESIYTNNMSVIAWGVSSVLAMLLVAEYFLPIYFRTGAMTIPDYLGKRYDQSTKRLVSIVFLCSYIVNLLPAVLYGGAVALTGMFNFLEPLHLTYWQNIWIMVWVIGLTGCAYSVLGGLRAISISDTILSIGLLTIGIAFPYFGFKFLGNGDWFQGLHIMLSQNKEHLNAIGSPTDEVPLSTIFTGMFIMNLYYWGMEQFIVQQALSAKSLSHSQKGMGLACLGKLLCPFIINIPGLIGVHLYKNLENTTEVFPLVVKDTLPTLLIGLTAAVVLGAAISTFNAGLNSSSTLFVLNLYKPWLEKRNKEVTEKHLVYTGRKFEIIVSALAMFSAPFIMFSKAGFYTYLQQLGGMFCVPIFTIILVGFVSKKVPPQAARIGMIFFILSYVIFNYILDIKLHYLHMLAVLFVLTTICMLVVSRFYPNYKYTEIKLESVGLAPWKNRYWYFGALLIGMISIFILFSKWGIA comes from the coding sequence ATGAGTGTTTGGTCTATTGTCAGTTTTATATTAGTTACAGGTCTTATTGCCCTAATTTCAGCAATAAAAACACGTAAAAAAAAGGTACAAACTACCAGTGGACTTTTTTTTGCAGATCACAACAATAATTTCCTAATAGTAGGAGGAGCATTGTTGTTAAGCAATATAAGTGCGAATCAATTTATAGGCGAAAACGAATCTATTTATACCAATAATATGAGCGTTATTGCATGGGGCGTGAGTTCTGTGCTGGCAATGTTATTGGTTGCAGAATACTTTTTGCCTATTTATTTTCGTACCGGAGCCATGACGATTCCGGATTATTTAGGAAAACGCTACGATCAATCGACCAAAAGATTGGTTTCAATTGTGTTTTTATGCAGTTATATCGTTAATTTACTTCCCGCAGTTTTATATGGCGGAGCGGTTGCGTTAACCGGAATGTTCAATTTCTTAGAACCTTTGCACTTAACATATTGGCAAAATATATGGATTATGGTTTGGGTGATCGGATTAACGGGTTGTGCTTATTCTGTTCTTGGAGGTTTGCGCGCAATATCGATAAGTGATACTATTTTAAGTATTGGATTATTGACAATTGGTATCGCTTTTCCTTATTTTGGATTTAAATTTCTTGGTAATGGCGATTGGTTTCAGGGTTTGCATATCATGCTTTCGCAGAATAAAGAGCATCTCAACGCTATTGGAAGCCCGACTGACGAAGTTCCGTTAAGTACGATTTTTACTGGAATGTTTATCATGAACTTGTATTATTGGGGAATGGAGCAGTTTATTGTTCAGCAGGCGCTTTCGGCAAAAAGTCTTTCGCACAGTCAAAAAGGAATGGGATTGGCTTGTTTAGGAAAATTGTTATGTCCGTTTATTATCAATATTCCTGGGCTTATAGGCGTTCATTTGTATAAAAATCTTGAGAATACTACTGAGGTTTTTCCATTAGTAGTAAAAGATACGTTGCCTACGCTTTTAATTGGTTTAACCGCTGCAGTTGTTTTAGGCGCTGCAATAAGTACTTTTAATGCAGGTTTAAACAGCAGCAGTACACTTTTTGTTTTGAATCTCTACAAACCGTGGTTAGAAAAAAGAAATAAAGAAGTTACTGAGAAACATCTGGTTTATACGGGACGTAAATTCGAAATAATTGTTTCGGCTTTAGCCATGTTTTCGGCTCCGTTTATCATGTTTAGCAAAGCTGGTTTTTATACATATTTACAACAGCTTGGAGGAATGTTTTGTGTACCAATTTTCACGATAATTCTGGTTGGTTTTGTATCGAAAAAAGTTCCGCCACAAGCCGCTAGAATCGGAATGATATTCTTTATTTTAAGTTATGTAATCTTTAATTATATTCTGGATATCAAACTTCATTACTTGCATATGCTGGCTGTATTATTTGTTTTGACTACAATATGCATGTTGGTGGTTTCAAGGTTTTATCCGAATTATAAATACACCGAAATCAAACTTGAATCTGTTGGACTTGCACCATGGAAAAACCGTTATTGGTATTTTGGCGCGCTTTTAATAGGGATGATTAGTATTTTTATTCTGTTCTCAAAATGGGGAATAGCTTGA
- a CDS encoding GntR family transcriptional regulator, translated as MKQIIQQIKNLESINSFSKHEQLVQGIINAIDEKVVTKGDLLPSVNTFISELGFARETIAKAYKELVHRGIIESKNRLGYFVATNDVKQELKVALLIFAFDIFQETFYENFRKGLGKNVQLDIFFHHNNFDTFESIVQNIKGKYGMFVIAPIPSVKTPPVLKLLPTNRVLLVDRYIETDEDYNFVAQEFGDSSYNAFVQLKDKIKKYDEIIFFFKPSSAEPDEILNSFKKFMKDYDIKGVIKEEYVSGSLEKGKVYFTIHNLELWEMLKDSKVKGLKIGKDIGFISHNDDIVKEIIFDGVTTFSTDFAEMGKKAANFVLNRKKIQEIIPTVLVDRNSL; from the coding sequence ATGAAGCAAATTATTCAACAGATAAAAAATCTTGAATCTATAAATTCCTTCTCTAAACATGAGCAATTGGTTCAGGGAATAATTAATGCAATTGATGAAAAGGTAGTCACAAAAGGTGATTTACTTCCATCGGTAAATACTTTTATAAGCGAATTAGGTTTTGCCAGAGAAACTATTGCCAAAGCTTATAAAGAACTTGTACACAGAGGAATTATCGAATCAAAAAACCGATTGGGTTATTTTGTTGCGACAAATGATGTAAAACAAGAGCTAAAAGTGGCTTTATTGATCTTTGCATTTGATATTTTTCAGGAGACTTTTTATGAAAATTTCAGAAAAGGTCTTGGGAAAAACGTTCAGTTAGATATCTTTTTTCACCATAATAATTTTGATACTTTCGAAAGCATTGTTCAAAATATAAAAGGAAAATACGGAATGTTTGTTATCGCTCCAATTCCGAGTGTTAAAACTCCGCCTGTTTTGAAATTATTACCAACGAACAGAGTTTTGTTGGTAGATCGTTATATAGAAACTGACGAAGATTATAATTTTGTTGCACAAGAGTTTGGCGATTCGTCATACAATGCTTTTGTACAGCTAAAAGATAAAATTAAGAAGTATGATGAGATTATTTTCTTCTTTAAACCATCGTCTGCTGAACCTGATGAAATTTTAAATTCGTTTAAAAAATTCATGAAGGATTATGATATTAAAGGTGTAATTAAGGAAGAATATGTTTCAGGATCTCTTGAAAAAGGGAAGGTATATTTCACGATTCACAATCTTGAACTTTGGGAAATGCTAAAAGATTCTAAAGTAAAAGGGCTTAAAATTGGTAAAGACATTGGGTTTATTTCGCATAATGATGATATTGTAAAAGAGATCATTTTTGACGGAGTTACCACATTCTCTACAGATTTCGCTGAAATGGGAAAAAAAGCGGCAAATTTTGTTTTGAATCGTAAAAAGATTCAGGAGATTATTCCAACAGTTTTGGTTGACAGAAATTCGCTGTAG
- a CDS encoding alpha-galactosidase: MKKQFTTLRQSFTIAFFILTSYCSTITAQEIISVKTKSNALVLQVTPGKELNTIYLGEKLANDFEYVKIQGQFRQGTDYSGIYNAAYTPSGSKNLLEPAIAVTHADGNTSLDLLYVKHTTKTIATGISQTEITLKDNVYPIEVHMFIQSYYDTDVIEQWTTIQHSEKSNITLNKYASANLYLKGYNNFYLNQYHGDWAKEMQPEETKLTHGIKVLDTKLGSRANLFQPSVFMVSLDKPATEDEGKVLFAGLEWSGNFRTDLELDPLNNLRVISGINNAAAAYLLAKNEVFTTPKFWYTLSSKGKGNASRNLHDWSRNYKILDGKGSRMTLLNNWEATYFNFDENKLKVLIADSKKLGVDMFLLDDGWFGNNYPRNNDDAALGDWDVNKKKLPNGIGTLVKTAKDNQVKFGIWIEPEMVNPASDLYKKHPEWIVKQPGRAEHYFRNQLVLDLSNPKVQDFVYGVVDNLFTENPELAYIKWDCNAVIYNAYSSNLKDKQNNFYTDYVNGLYKVLERIRVKYPKVPMMLCSGGGGRVDYAALKYFTEFWPSDNTDPLERVYMQWEYSYFYPALTIAAHVTDWGKQPIKYRTDVAMMGRLGFDIVVKDLNDKDLAYAQQAIKNYGALSTTIWQGDQYRLQNPWRNDAASVMFVNKNGNEAVVFSYLVNSRYEAGTHLPIKLKGLEAGQNYKVEEINVYPDKKAAVETVTYSGDFLMQVGINPNVNSSNTSVVLKITKA; this comes from the coding sequence ATGAAAAAACAATTTACAACTTTAAGGCAGTCTTTTACGATCGCATTTTTTATTCTGACGAGTTATTGCAGCACAATAACGGCACAAGAAATTATCTCGGTTAAAACCAAAAGTAATGCACTTGTTTTGCAAGTAACTCCGGGAAAAGAATTGAATACCATTTATTTAGGAGAAAAATTGGCAAACGATTTTGAATATGTAAAAATTCAAGGTCAGTTTCGTCAGGGAACAGATTATTCGGGGATTTATAATGCGGCTTATACGCCATCAGGATCTAAAAATTTATTGGAACCTGCAATCGCCGTAACGCACGCTGACGGAAATACTTCGCTTGATTTATTATACGTAAAACACACTACAAAAACGATCGCAACAGGAATTTCTCAGACTGAAATTACGCTTAAAGATAATGTATATCCAATTGAGGTTCATATGTTTATTCAATCGTATTATGATACTGATGTGATTGAACAATGGACAACAATTCAGCATTCTGAAAAATCAAATATTACTTTAAACAAATATGCTTCGGCAAATTTATACCTTAAAGGATATAATAATTTCTATTTGAATCAATATCACGGTGATTGGGCAAAAGAAATGCAGCCTGAAGAAACGAAATTAACTCACGGAATTAAAGTTTTAGACACTAAATTAGGTTCTCGTGCTAACTTATTTCAGCCTTCTGTATTTATGGTTTCTCTTGATAAACCAGCGACAGAAGACGAAGGAAAAGTTTTGTTTGCAGGATTAGAATGGTCAGGAAATTTCAGAACTGATTTAGAATTAGATCCATTAAATAATCTTCGCGTTATTTCGGGGATTAATAATGCTGCGGCAGCTTATTTATTGGCTAAAAATGAAGTTTTTACAACGCCTAAATTTTGGTACACTTTATCATCAAAAGGAAAAGGAAATGCAAGTCGTAATTTGCACGATTGGTCTAGAAATTACAAAATATTAGACGGAAAAGGAAGCCGTATGACATTGCTTAACAACTGGGAAGCGACTTATTTTAACTTTGACGAAAACAAATTAAAAGTGCTTATCGCCGATAGTAAAAAACTGGGCGTAGATATGTTTTTATTGGATGACGGATGGTTTGGAAACAATTATCCTCGTAACAATGATGACGCGGCTCTTGGAGATTGGGATGTGAACAAAAAGAAATTACCAAACGGAATTGGAACTTTAGTGAAAACGGCTAAAGACAATCAGGTGAAATTTGGAATTTGGATTGAGCCTGAAATGGTAAATCCTGCGAGTGATTTGTACAAAAAACATCCGGAATGGATTGTAAAACAACCAGGAAGAGCGGAGCATTATTTCCGTAATCAATTGGTTTTAGACTTATCAAACCCAAAAGTTCAGGATTTTGTTTATGGTGTTGTAGACAATCTTTTTACAGAAAATCCGGAATTAGCTTATATCAAATGGGATTGTAATGCTGTGATTTACAACGCGTATTCAAGTAATTTGAAAGACAAACAGAATAATTTTTACACAGATTATGTAAACGGACTTTACAAAGTTTTGGAACGTATTCGTGTAAAATATCCAAAAGTGCCAATGATGCTTTGTTCCGGAGGTGGAGGAAGAGTTGATTATGCAGCCTTGAAATACTTTACAGAATTCTGGCCAAGTGATAATACTGATCCTTTGGAGCGTGTGTATATGCAATGGGAATACTCGTATTTTTATCCTGCTTTGACTATCGCGGCGCACGTTACAGATTGGGGAAAACAACCTATTAAATATCGTACTGATGTTGCAATGATGGGAAGATTAGGTTTTGATATTGTGGTTAAAGATCTAAATGATAAAGATTTAGCTTATGCACAACAAGCGATAAAAAACTATGGTGCTTTGAGTACTACAATTTGGCAAGGAGATCAATATCGTTTGCAAAATCCTTGGAGAAATGATGCAGCTTCTGTAATGTTTGTGAATAAAAATGGTAATGAAGCGGTAGTTTTTAGCTATTTGGTAAATTCAAGATATGAAGCTGGAACACATCTTCCGATAAAATTAAAAGGACTTGAAGCGGGACAAAACTATAAAGTGGAAGAAATCAATGTTTATCCAGATAAAAAAGCTGCGGTAGAAACGGTAACGTACTCTGGAGATTTTTTAATGCAGGTTGGAATTAATCCAAATGTAAATTCTTCAAATACAAGTGTTGTTCTAAAAATTACTAAGGCCTAA
- a CDS encoding sialate O-acetylesterase, with the protein MQLKKHLFKNMMLVLALFILSSNSVHATVLLPSFFTDNMVLQQKSSVPFWGESDGKSVTIITSWDKKTYTSKVENGKWKVILKTPVYGGPYTITINDGTVKTLNNVLIGEVWLCSGQSNMEMPLEGWGKINNYKEEIENANYPQIRLLQAEHIESTLPLNTLKVQHDGWNVCSPKTIGDFSATAYFFARKIYNEKKIPIGLIHSSWGGTLIEAWTSSGALTTIHDFDSEIQAMKSETDNAALLQKYNADMAVWEKNLTTSDKGFSEEKAIWATSNFDDSTWKTMKLPSFFDSNGLGNFDGVVWIRKKITVQENNVDFSLSYYADDEDILWINGNYIGETKGYNVERHYTIPAKFLKKGENTITIRVFDGAGNGGVYGDEKIALKSSKETISLVGYWKYNIGVDSKDLPVKPYLAQGQNRPSAIYNAMISPIIDYKIKGVIWYQGESNAERAYQYQKLFPLLINDWREKFKDKNLPFLFVQLANYKEQKQQPGDSDWAELREAQFKALRLPNTGMAVTTDIGNGADIHPKNKQDVGGRLANIALAKVYNTKIDYSGPLYKSYSIKQNVVTIDFDFNENIKPRDNLLKGFSIAGSDQKFHWADAKIVNGKVEVFAQGVTNPVAVRYNWADNPDGNLTNASGLPASSFRTDVWAGITQEKK; encoded by the coding sequence ATGCAGCTGAAAAAACATCTTTTTAAGAATATGATGCTTGTATTAGCATTGTTTATTCTATCGTCAAATAGCGTTCATGCCACAGTATTATTGCCATCGTTCTTTACGGATAATATGGTATTGCAACAAAAAAGTTCAGTTCCGTTTTGGGGAGAAAGTGACGGAAAATCTGTAACTATTATAACTTCTTGGGATAAAAAAACATATACGTCTAAGGTAGAAAATGGTAAATGGAAAGTGATTTTGAAAACTCCTGTTTATGGCGGACCTTATACCATTACAATAAATGATGGAACTGTAAAAACGCTTAATAATGTTTTGATTGGTGAAGTTTGGTTGTGTTCCGGACAGAGTAATATGGAAATGCCTCTGGAAGGTTGGGGAAAAATCAATAATTATAAAGAAGAAATTGAGAATGCAAATTATCCGCAAATACGATTATTACAAGCGGAGCATATCGAAAGTACTTTACCATTAAATACATTAAAAGTACAACACGATGGCTGGAATGTTTGTAGTCCAAAAACGATAGGAGATTTTAGTGCAACGGCTTATTTTTTTGCCAGAAAGATTTACAACGAAAAAAAGATTCCTATAGGATTAATTCATTCTTCTTGGGGAGGAACGCTAATCGAAGCCTGGACAAGTTCTGGAGCGTTAACCACAATTCATGATTTTGATTCTGAAATTCAAGCCATGAAATCTGAAACTGATAACGCTGCATTATTGCAAAAATATAATGCTGATATGGCGGTTTGGGAAAAGAATTTGACAACTTCGGATAAAGGATTTTCGGAAGAAAAAGCAATTTGGGCAACATCAAATTTTGATGATTCAACTTGGAAAACAATGAAACTTCCATCTTTTTTTGACAGCAACGGATTGGGCAATTTTGATGGAGTAGTTTGGATTAGAAAAAAGATTACGGTTCAGGAGAATAATGTAGACTTTAGTCTAAGTTATTATGCAGATGATGAAGATATACTTTGGATAAACGGAAATTATATTGGCGAAACTAAAGGTTATAATGTAGAACGTCATTATACAATTCCAGCTAAATTTCTGAAAAAAGGCGAAAACACAATCACAATAAGAGTTTTTGACGGAGCTGGGAACGGTGGAGTTTATGGCGATGAAAAAATAGCTTTAAAATCAAGTAAAGAAACGATTTCATTGGTTGGATACTGGAAATATAATATTGGTGTTGATAGTAAAGATTTGCCTGTAAAACCATATTTGGCTCAAGGCCAAAATAGACCAAGCGCGATTTATAATGCGATGATTTCACCTATTATAGATTATAAAATAAAAGGTGTAATCTGGTATCAGGGAGAAAGTAATGCCGAAAGAGCGTATCAATATCAGAAGCTGTTTCCGTTGCTGATAAACGATTGGAGAGAAAAATTCAAGGATAAAAATTTGCCGTTTTTGTTTGTTCAATTGGCAAATTATAAAGAACAAAAACAACAACCAGGAGATTCTGATTGGGCAGAATTAAGAGAAGCACAATTTAAAGCTTTGAGATTGCCAAATACCGGAATGGCGGTTACAACTGATATTGGAAACGGAGCAGATATTCATCCAAAAAACAAACAAGATGTTGGTGGTCGATTGGCAAATATAGCTTTGGCAAAAGTGTATAATACCAAAATCGATTATTCGGGACCACTTTATAAATCTTATTCTATAAAGCAAAATGTCGTGACTATTGATTTTGATTTCAATGAAAATATAAAACCCAGAGACAATCTGCTGAAAGGATTTTCGATTGCAGGATCTGATCAAAAATTTCATTGGGCCGATGCTAAAATAGTAAATGGCAAAGTCGAAGTTTTCGCTCAAGGCGTAACAAATCCGGTTGCAGTGCGCTACAATTGGGCTGATAATCCTGACGGAAATTTAACGAATGCATCTGGTTTGCCGGCATCATCTTTTAGAACTGATGTTTGGGCAGGAATTACACAAGAAAAGAAATAA
- a CDS encoding alpha-galactosidase: protein MTYGKSGIITYDVQQKTISVSQSGKNIFSGAKASVIVNGKTISLSDYPEAVLSKETINDNLGKGLKYTLTYKDKNNPTLIQSFIIYNNQSYFITQIEILGNGNQIATNYISPLDLGKVGFDKIENLQTVFVPYDNDAFISYDSKKLDEVSQNTSAEVGILFNNTSRNGFIVGSLEHTVWKSAVKTINKNKEPLFSAWAGYSEKETTRDSIAHGIVKGDKVSSPKFFVGYYSDWRNGMEEYAKTNRIVEKPFVFAWDKPTPVGWNSWGVLMEKINYDNTTKVADFFANSIPQFRVGNTAFIDLDSFWDNMVKGGFTGDFSKLKEFADYCKSKGLEPGAYWAPFTDWGWKDGPNRKAEGSDYTFGEMWTKTGNTYFDFDGARAIDPTHPGTLKRVDYVINKLKACGFKMIKIDFLGHAAAESTSFYDKNVTTGMQAYKVGMEHLVKALDGQMLIYAAISPNMATSRYAHVRRIACDAWKTIEQTQYTLNSVNYGWWQTYAYDYIDADHVVFADVTEGENRARLISAVITGTLITGDDYSKDGIWSKRAKEWLQNKELLKIVANGVAFRPVEGNTGKLTTEVFEQKIGNDWYIAVLNYGISSKNFELPLERLGIKNGNYKLQDLFTSENIDVKNNIIKVTLGAKDAHLYKVINH from the coding sequence ATGACTTATGGTAAAAGCGGAATTATTACTTATGATGTTCAACAAAAAACAATTTCTGTAAGTCAATCCGGAAAAAACATTTTTTCTGGAGCAAAAGCTTCGGTTATTGTGAATGGTAAAACAATTTCTCTGAGCGATTATCCGGAAGCTGTTTTATCAAAGGAAACGATTAATGATAATTTAGGGAAAGGTTTAAAATATACGCTTACTTATAAAGATAAAAATAATCCAACGCTAATCCAGAGCTTTATAATTTATAACAATCAGTCATACTTTATAACTCAAATCGAAATTTTAGGCAACGGAAATCAAATTGCAACCAATTATATTTCGCCATTAGATTTAGGAAAAGTTGGTTTTGATAAAATCGAAAATCTACAAACTGTTTTCGTTCCTTATGATAATGACGCTTTTATAAGTTATGATTCGAAAAAACTAGATGAAGTTTCTCAAAATACAAGTGCAGAAGTTGGAATTCTTTTTAATAATACTTCGCGAAATGGTTTTATCGTTGGTTCTCTTGAACATACGGTTTGGAAAAGTGCTGTAAAAACAATCAATAAAAACAAGGAACCATTATTTTCTGCTTGGGCAGGATATTCAGAAAAAGAAACTACGCGTGATAGTATTGCGCACGGAATTGTAAAAGGTGATAAAGTTTCGTCTCCAAAATTCTTTGTTGGATATTATTCTGATTGGAGAAACGGAATGGAAGAATATGCCAAAACGAATCGCATTGTTGAGAAACCTTTTGTTTTTGCGTGGGATAAACCAACTCCGGTTGGCTGGAATAGTTGGGGCGTTTTGATGGAGAAAATCAATTATGATAATACGACAAAAGTGGCTGATTTCTTTGCCAATTCAATTCCGCAATTTCGTGTTGGAAATACTGCTTTTATTGATTTAGATTCTTTTTGGGATAATATGGTCAAAGGTGGATTTACCGGAGATTTTAGTAAACTAAAAGAATTCGCAGATTATTGCAAAAGCAAAGGTCTGGAACCTGGGGCATATTGGGCGCCTTTTACAGATTGGGGTTGGAAAGATGGTCCAAATCGCAAAGCAGAAGGAAGTGATTATACTTTTGGCGAAATGTGGACAAAAACCGGAAATACTTATTTTGATTTTGATGGCGCTCGTGCCATTGATCCTACGCATCCGGGAACGCTTAAACGTGTTGATTATGTTATTAATAAACTAAAAGCGTGCGGTTTTAAAATGATTAAAATCGACTTTTTAGGTCACGCTGCTGCGGAATCTACTTCGTTTTATGATAAAAATGTTACTACCGGAATGCAGGCGTACAAAGTAGGAATGGAGCATTTAGTAAAAGCTCTTGACGGACAAATGCTTATTTATGCTGCGATTTCTCCAAATATGGCAACTTCTCGTTATGCACACGTTCGTCGTATTGCGTGCGATGCCTGGAAAACAATTGAGCAGACACAATACACCTTAAATAGCGTTAATTATGGTTGGTGGCAAACGTATGCATACGATTATATAGATGCAGATCACGTGGTTTTTGCAGATGTTACAGAAGGCGAAAATCGTGCAAGATTAATTTCGGCGGTTATTACGGGAACTTTGATTACTGGTGATGATTATAGCAAAGACGGAATCTGGAGCAAACGTGCAAAAGAATGGCTTCAAAATAAAGAGCTTTTAAAAATTGTCGCAAATGGTGTTGCATTCCGTCCGGTAGAAGGAAATACAGGAAAATTAACGACTGAAGTTTTCGAACAAAAAATAGGTAATGATTGGTATATCGCAGTTTTAAACTATGGCATTTCAAGCAAAAATTTTGAACTTCCTCTAGAAAGATTAGGGATAAAAAATGGCAATTATAAATTGCAGGATCTTTTTACTTCTGAAAATATTGACGTAAAAAACAACATTATAAAAGTCACTCTTGGCGCTAAAGATGCGCATTTGTATAAAGTTATAAATCACTAA
- a CDS encoding Crp/Fnr family transcriptional regulator, giving the protein MFEKIHDYLSRFARLSEQEIKIFENNLEFRKVPKKTILLHAGEICNFEAYINKGCIREYFVDRDGIELTLQFATEDWWVSDITSFEDQVPSDMYIEALEDCELLVLSRQAKENLINEVPQLERMFRLMIQRHLSKLQKRLFKTVSSTAMEQYVEFLNRYPTLSQRVSQQYIASYLGITPEFLSRLRAKHLKNG; this is encoded by the coding sequence ATGTTTGAGAAAATACACGATTATCTTTCCAGATTTGCCAGACTATCAGAACAAGAGATTAAAATTTTTGAAAATAATCTTGAGTTTAGAAAAGTTCCCAAGAAAACAATTTTATTGCACGCGGGCGAAATCTGCAATTTTGAAGCTTATATAAATAAAGGTTGCATACGAGAATATTTTGTGGATCGTGACGGAATAGAACTGACATTGCAATTTGCAACGGAAGATTGGTGGGTAAGTGATATTACGAGTTTTGAGGATCAGGTGCCAAGCGATATGTATATTGAGGCGCTGGAAGATTGTGAGTTATTAGTTTTAAGCCGTCAAGCGAAAGAAAATCTAATCAATGAAGTTCCGCAATTAGAGCGCATGTTTCGATTAATGATTCAAAGGCATTTATCGAAATTGCAAAAGCGCTTGTTCAAAACCGTTTCCTCGACGGCGATGGAGCAATATGTAGAATTTCTGAATCGATATCCAACATTATCGCAGCGGGTTTCGCAACAATATATCGCTTCTTATTTGGGAATCACGCCTGAGTTTTTAAGCAGATTGAGAGCAAAACATTTGAAAAACGGATAA
- a CDS encoding heme-binding protein, with protein sequence MKDQVLHLRITLALSAIDDLIPSYMQVEEDKAISNGNVAICIIDEEGMVYGRMYGNDKVRKRQSYKIAWTKASQVWLTGVKTGDYERLVFNKVVDMNANGIQAPDLIGWEGGQPITLSDGTQLSIGFSGFRGATDLEIVTKAFKKI encoded by the coding sequence ATGAAAGATCAAGTTCTCCATCTAAGAATTACACTGGCATTATCGGCAATTGACGATTTAATTCCATCTTATATGCAAGTTGAAGAAGACAAAGCAATTTCTAACGGAAACGTTGCAATTTGTATTATTGACGAAGAAGGTATGGTTTATGGCCGAATGTACGGAAATGACAAAGTTCGTAAAAGACAATCGTATAAAATTGCCTGGACAAAAGCGAGTCAGGTTTGGCTTACCGGAGTTAAAACGGGAGATTATGAAAGATTGGTTTTTAATAAAGTTGTAGACATGAACGCTAACGGAATCCAGGCTCCGGACCTTATTGGCTGGGAAGGCGGACAACCAATTACATTAAGTGACGGAACACAACTTTCGATTGGTTTTAGCGGTTTTAGAGGCGCAACAGATTTAGAAATTGTAACCAAAGCATTCAAAAAAATATAA
- the mgrA gene encoding L-glyceraldehyde 3-phosphate reductase produces MTYLPDSNRYQKMEYRRCGNSGLMLPALSLGLWHNFGAIDNTENARNILHTAFDNGITHFDLANNYGPPAGSAETTFGQIFKQDFKPFRDELLISTKAGWPMWEGPYGDFGSKKHLIASLDQSLKRMDLEYVDIFYHHRPDPNTPMEETMAALDLIVRQGKALYVGVSSYSPSETQKAFTILKQLGTPCVIHQPKYSMLERSVEDGLLDVLELNGIGGIAFSPLAQGLLTNKYLNGIPENSRATAHRGNGAIEEDAITPENIAKVKKLNEMALERGQTLAQMALSWVMKDKRISSVIIGASKPEQVIDSVGCLKNTSFSAEELKAINQILI; encoded by the coding sequence ATGACTTATTTACCAGATTCAAACCGATATCAAAAAATGGAATACCGTCGTTGTGGCAACAGCGGATTAATGCTTCCAGCGCTTTCTCTTGGTTTGTGGCATAACTTTGGCGCGATCGATAATACCGAAAACGCAAGAAACATATTGCACACTGCTTTTGATAATGGTATTACACATTTTGATCTTGCCAATAATTACGGTCCTCCGGCGGGATCTGCTGAGACTACTTTTGGACAAATATTCAAACAGGATTTTAAACCTTTTCGTGACGAACTTTTGATTTCTACAAAAGCCGGATGGCCAATGTGGGAAGGTCCTTATGGAGATTTCGGTTCTAAAAAGCATTTGATTGCCAGCTTAGACCAAAGTCTGAAACGTATGGATTTAGAATATGTGGATATTTTTTATCACCACAGACCGGATCCAAACACACCAATGGAAGAAACTATGGCAGCGCTGGATTTAATTGTCCGTCAGGGAAAAGCACTTTATGTAGGTGTTTCGAGTTATAGTCCTTCCGAAACTCAAAAGGCTTTTACAATCTTGAAACAATTAGGAACTCCTTGTGTGATTCATCAGCCAAAATATTCGATGTTGGAGCGTTCTGTTGAAGATGGATTATTGGATGTTCTGGAATTAAATGGTATTGGCGGAATCGCTTTTTCACCTCTTGCACAAGGTCTTTTGACAAATAAATATCTAAACGGAATTCCCGAAAATTCAAGAGCTACAGCACATCGCGGAAATGGCGCAATCGAAGAAGACGCAATCACGCCTGAGAATATTGCCAAGGTTAAAAAGCTTAACGAAATGGCATTAGAACGCGGACAAACATTGGCACAAATGGCGTTGTCATGGGTCATGAAAGACAAAAGAATTTCATCGGTTATTATTGGCGCAAGTAAACCCGAGCAAGTAATTGATTCTGTGGGATGTCTTAAAAACACTTCGTTTTCTGCAGAGGAACTTAAAGCAATCAATCAAATTCTGATATAA